GAAGAAACGCTCAAACGTTGAATTTGCGTCTGAAGAATAAGGATAATTATacgagggagcgagagagagagaaaaggaagtcACTCAAAAACacttttgaagagaaaaacacAATCCTAAAGATATCTTCTCTCTATCGTAGCCACTCCTATCGTCCATCGTCTTGCCTTTACCATTGTCCTACTCgcaggttgatgatggtgagagtTTATAGTTTTCCTTagttttcctctctctttacCGTTTCCGAAGAGTGTAAAATTGGTAGAAAAAATGGAGTCCACCTTAACTAAGGGATATACGATATATCTCGAGCGATAACagcctcgatcgatcgatcctctGACCTCTGATCGACCAGGATTCCAGGGAGTTCTTTGTATGCTGCACGTTACGTTCTTCATCGCTCCGAACATCTCTCCGAACATTGGCGCAACAGTCTAGTTCAACTACAAATCCGATCGAATCGCATGCATCACCACGCGCCTCTCGGTCTCGGCAACAGTTTCGCGGTTATGTGTAGAGATTTTTGCTCATTAAATGTACGCTTTCGTCTCGATTTGCTCTAAACCGTTTTCCCTGTATAGAATATACTTTCATAGgtaatgcgtgtgtgtgtatatatatatatatttatatataattTTATAGAAAAGAAAGGACAAAATTCCGAGAGCCTTCGCACAAACACGCTACATCGCTGCTGCACGAACTGTATCAGCAGCGCGCGGGCGCGGCTCTGCGATCAACCGTACCGAGGAAACGCGATGGCAATTTGAGGACGATGGGCCTGTAGTCTTGTAGTTTACTTGGGTTTTCTGGGGTCACTACCAATTCACGCCAATCAAGTTCCAATGAGCGATTTCTAGTGTTGTTTTCGTATGAGCTTTAGGTCTCCTTCTGTGACattcccccccgaaaaacaatGATTTATGGTACAATGGTTTTGTAGTAAAATTTCTCTACAttttctgctgctcgattGCTTCCGGATTTCGCGCtgcgcctttttttcctctaaTCACAATTCACTGGCCGAAAtgcttcctccccttcccttctacCATGCAAGGACAAGGGGATCGGTAAAATTGTGCTAACTGTGGGTGTTCTTCGTTCTACGGTTTATTGTATGCTCGATGGTGTGTATGTAGCTTTATATCTTACAATGTGATCCTTGTTTCGTCGATGTTGGTATTGAATAACGGTtgaatgtgaatgtgtgaATTTTATTTGTTGCAAGATGCATGAACCGAAAAGCGACAGACAACTTAGTGTTCGCAGCTGCGTTGTTCGCTATTGGGTTGGAAGATGCTTGATTCAATCTGGTTCGTGATTACAATAGCTTCTTCACTCAGCTCGACATGGTAGTGGAAAGAGATGAGAGATGAGTAAGAGCAATAGGTTTGGATGGAGAAAGATGTGATGGACAAGATGTTACTGTGCTAGATGCGTATGCGTATTTACAACTTCtattttttacacattttgtCTTTGCCATAAACGATAAAGAGTCTGGAACCTCTCCCTTTTCCAGTTAACGGGACATCTGTGGAGGATGGAACACCGTTCCAAGTGACATAAGTTTCGGTTACTATTTACAATTCCATTGAACAGAATGGTTGCTTTTAGCGCTCTGTGATCAGGCTGTGTACACGCAGTTGTATGACTTGCTATCGATATTAATCAACAAAAACAGAGACAGTTTGAACCAGAACACACAAAGAAAAATGCCAGTTGTCTCCGAACAATCGGATCCCAGAgaaacaaaatagaaagccAAAATCGCGAAATGTCCTGCTATTGACTTTGAAACATCGCCCGACCATCGAAGCACCTGAGTATCACGAAAGTCGAAAAGTTGGCAAACAAATATTGGATATCGAGGATCGACATTTCCTCGACGATATAAAAAAAGGCTCTTAATGTCGAGAAATCGGCTGAAGTCAACCTTGGCCTCCGGTCTGCGACACAACCGGTACAAAGggcggttgtttgttttaatctCGAAAAATTTTCTCCTTCGtttgacacaaacacacagacacacaccttGCGCCGAAATCGGGGTCCAAGGATCAATTTTGATTCCTGCTACAACGCGACGGTCCCACGACGGTCCATTCCGAAGGAACAAGACAATATGCTGTGCCGTGTCGCCATCGAGCATAACAGCCGCATATGTCACCGTTGCCCCATTGTTCACCGTTCGAGGCGTGGTTGTCGTGCTCGCATTCTGGCAAAAgattttatttatcatttggCCTCCGGATCCCAGGACAacggcccccccccctcgtcaTTCCCGAAAGAGGATGGACTATTTGCTTTCATCGTCTGCGTGGGGAAGCCAGAACGAAACATACTCATCGGAAACTTATTATTGCTTCTCGCAAGAAAGCAATTCTTTCGCATCATTGTCTCCATTTTGTTCTCGCTTGTCGCCCGCccaccgtcctgctgctgctgctgccttcctcTCCGGAAATGGGAACTGAACGGTGTGGCGCGTGGAAACGAcatttttgggggtggggcGATGCTGCCcattgtttattgtttcgtaGCCGTAAGGCAACATCGAAAcgatggtggtcggtggccggaaaggaaggaaaattgtcTCAACGGTTCATTGCGCGACGAATAGGTAAGCAATGGAAAACCATTCCCAGCTGCCGTACctcgtgctgatgatgatgatgatgatgatgatggaaaaacgATGCTGGGAGTGAAGGATCGGAAGGTTAAATAATTACAATCAAACAAAGAACCTCGGAGTCGGTTTGGTGAGAAACCAAATAGCAAGTTCCACGTgaatcgtttttccttttcactatctatctctcttgaTATCTACCTCTATCTCTTCCTGTGTCTGTGCCACCCGCCGTATTACTCTCGAGGGATCCAACAAAATTGTCCCAAAGGGcctcgaagcgatcgaactTTCGCTGTTCTGTTACGCCATCCTTTCGAGTGAAAATGGCTACTCGGAAGCATCGGTTTTGGGGAGTAACTTCTGATTTCACTTTTTGCATACAACACCAACATCGGCAGCAGTATATGAGATGCTTGCTTACACAATGATACCGGGGAAAtagagaaacacaaaaaaagctgTACAAACTTTGAAACTTCTACTTCTGTCTCTCAACCGATCAAcggtggtttttgatttttctagtcggttttcattttcggttttgtgtCTGTGGTTGTTCTCGCACTTACAtacaaaagaggaaaaaggaaatggggCAGAGAGAAGGGCATGGGTTTTTTTGTCTATGCTTAGGTATGTTATTGCTTTCATGTCGAATGTTGCATTTGTTGCACTCTTGTTCTCTTGTCCCTTGCGGTGTTCTTTGTATGTTTAATGACTGTTTCACGTTTGTTTCATAGGTTgcatttttgcttttgcttaaTGTGCTAGTGTTTCTGTACACCCTAACGTTTACTtatattttgtgattttttttttggttttacgaTGAGTTCTGTAAGAAGAGCATTTgaagaaaatcatttaaaaactTTGTTAAATACTACTTGCTTGTTAACCGCATAAAAACATTCTAAAATGATCATTTcataaattgtaaaaaaaaaaaaaatgttcaataaaaagaacaaaaaacggtaaaatatTTCTATAAATCATAGCAAGACACGAAACGACAAAATAATATTCAagtaaaaacattaaaatgttttgaaaagtgATCAACCAAGTTAATAAAAAACCAGTTAAACCAATTGTGTTCGAAAGGTGTGAAGAAAGTACGCTTACCTTGAACATAAAATGCTGACCCTGCGCCTCCTGGGGTGACGTACCACTCTGGTAGCCTGGACTGGGTGATTCGGCGTTCTCTGGCACGGGCGTGATGTTGGCGTAGTTGGCGGAACAGGACAGTAGACCGCGCAGCTGTGACGGTGTGCCTGGTACCTTAACCGCATCGGTACTAGCCTGCGTCAGGGACAGTATCGAGCGGTCAATGTTCTGGTACTCCTTGCCAGAGCGAGGCCGTAGCGTCGAGGTTGCTTGTCGAATGTGTCTGCAGCAGggagaaagcagaaaaagcagACAAGGGACGTCAGTTCACGAGCTACCTGGAGGGTCGATCCTGACTTACCTCATACCCTCGGGCGTATCGGAGGAACTGTGACTAGAGAGCGATAGTGTCTCGATGTAATCGGACATATCCGACgtaccgctgctggtgctgcgtgaATCGATGTACGGTGCGCCCGGTGCGGCCATCACATCCGGACTACCGTACGATGGTGCACCCTTCGCCTTCGGTGGACACACCGGCACTTCCGCCTCGGCCGACGTACTCTTCTCCGGGACGCGTATCTTCTGGAACTGGAACGATAGCTCACGCAGCGGATCGAACGACTTCGAGCGGCGTGGCAACGAAGCATGGACACAGTTCTGCTGCGGTAGCACGTGCCGCTGATGACGTCTCGCCGACATGGCCGTCGTTAGCGGAAGCTCAAAATCGGTAAAATCGGTACCACGTTGCCGTAGCGAACCGGTCGAAACACCGGAATCGTTAGAGCTCGAACTATCCCGGTTCTGCGCCTTACAGGGAACACTCTCCGAACGCCGGATGTACACCGATTGCGACGCTTGACTCGGTGGGTTCGTCGAGCCCGACATCTCATCCTCGGTTTCGGGAGCTGTCGTCGATTTGTCCGCACCGCTACAGCACCCATCCGCCGGACAGCCCGATTCCATCTCCTGATGAACGCACGGCGAAGAGGACCGCCGCAGTGTACCCGTACcgcccggtgtcggtgtcttACGGAGCAACGTCTCCGTACTCGGTGAGGCCGTACCACTGAGTGGACTTTCGACCTCTTCACCTTCATCCAGAAAGCGGGATGATTCAGCCGAAGCGGACCGCTTTCTCGGTGACAATCGGCTATCACCGCACGGTAGCAGATCGCTACTATCCATCAGTTGCTTGCGAGCGTACGGACTGGCCAGTGTAGCCCTCAGCATCGCACTACCCGGTACTCGCGATTCATCGTCGATACGCTTACGGCTACGGTCGACGGCCGGTCCCGAGAGGCTTGGATTGCTGGCCGACTTTTCACCGATGATGCGGTTCATGCGTTGCTTCAGAATGTCCGATTTTGTGGGAAGTGGTGGAGCCGTCGGCGACTGTCTGCCGTCCGTCGGGGTTGGCGGTTCATTGGAGGTGGCTCCTCCAGCGGTAGAGACCGCTGTTGGGGCCGGTGCCATCGGTATGTAGCCTGGGAACTGCGATTTTCTGTTGCCCGGTTCCATCATCATGTAGTTCTCCTGCGTGCtttcaccgccaccagcaccagcactaccacaaGTTGTCTGCTGTTCTTCGCTGCCTCGCCCTCCATCCTGGCTATCAGGAGTCTTGACGCTTTGCGGATGTCCACACTTGTGGCACAGGTTGCCCGATTCTTCGTCCTCGCACTGTTGCAGTCCCGCAAGACCCGCTCGCTGTAGGACTTCCTTCGAGTTCTCGTAGTTCTCGAGTGACCGTTCGAACTCCAGATTGGCATAGTTGGCCGTCTTCGTGGTCGGTTCTTCGCCGGTCGTGGCCGTGATCTCGACATCTTCGTAGTTATCGTAGCTGCTCGGTAGCTGCTTCCCAACACCGGCCTGTGGTTGCGTGACGAGCGGTTCATCGCAAGCGCACGAACCCTGTTCGAACTTCCGGCGTATTTTCTTCGTCACATCGACCGTGGCATAAATCGCACCATCGGCCGCCGTTCCACGGCTAGCGTCCATTACCGGCATCTTGCCTTCGCCGCTCAGCTTCACCTTATTGATCACCGGCACACCCGTATGTTCGATACCGTTGCCCCGTTTGCACAGTGGCAGCGAAATCCAGTTGTCCGCCCAGGACATCACCCGATTACAGGTACAGTCCACCCGGGGGCCGGCGTCCTGCAATCGTTGCTCGTGCACGCAGCTCTGCACCTTCgaagaaccaccaccaccagcaccgtcaccaGTGAGACAGTTGCAGACGGCCTTCGTCAAGGACATGGGCATATCGTAGTTACCATAGCCATCCACCATCGTGTctttgctgccggtggtcgtCTCCTTGGACAGGTACTCTTGTATTTTCTTGGGCGTATCGTAGTTCTCCCCGGGCGTTAGCCCACTCGAACCATCCACCGCGATCGGTGTCTTCGGGATGTCGTAGTTCTCGTACGGACCTACGTGTGACGACGGTTGGGGTGATTTGCAGGAGGACATGTTGATAGCATTGTGGATCGGGGCCGTGATGTGGAGAGCGATTTCGCGCGGTTTCGGTGGtcgtcccggtggtggtgccgcaccaccacaaccacacggTGACGTTGGCCGGTTGTGTCCACAGGCCGACGATTGGCTAACGGGAGGCTTTTCGTACCAGGAGGCTTCCGTTCCGGGGCCACACGTTTGACGGGGGATCGAGTACTCggagttgttgctgctaccgtgcGAGCAGAGCGACATTCGATCCAGGGCCGGTGGTGGAAGTTTGTGCGATTGGTTAATGTGATTGTTGTGCTCGGTTAGCATGTGCCAGGCGGGCAGTGGGGCTACCGCACCCGGTGTACCCGTTACCGTTGAGCTACGGGACATGGACGGTGCACCGAGCTTCGAGATGCAGCTCATACAGCGCTCGAGATTAGCGACGGTGCTACTGGGCACAACGGGTCAAGGCAAAGAGGTTTTTGAGAGGTGGAAAAAAGAATGTTGTAAAATACCCTCAAAGAACCACCTTACAGCTATATACAAGAATTGAAGGCAGACACTTACCGTGGGAACGAATCCAGATCGTTGATGCAGTCGTGAACCTCCGACACGGAGACGGTATCACCGCAACCATAGTTACTGTCGAGATCGCGCGATTCCGTCGATGGCCAGTACGAGTTGCGGCAGGTACAGTTCGAGTTTTCGATGTGCACCGTGCAGATCTCGTCGTTGTAGTTCGTCGACCGTGATTCGGCACCCTTCCGCGGACTGTCGAGTGCTGTTGGAAcggaagaaacggaaaaaagacTCACATGTATTGGACACATTTTCGGGGACGAATTGTCGGAGTACATACCTGCAATCTTGCGTGCCGCCGCTCGCTTCTTGCTGGCCAGCTTACCCTGGGAGGCGAGCTTGAAGGTGTGCGTGATCTCATCGCCCAGATCCGTCACAAAGACGTACAATCCTTCGCCCTTCCCGCAGCTAGAGCCACCCTCGAAGCAAAACCGATTGTCCACAACTCCGTATCGTCTGTAAGGATACGCGAGGGCATCGAAGGCATTAGCATCCAGCTCTGGGAGATCTACTTCTATCTGCAGGAGTGCAAAATAGTGATACCTACCTCAAGTGTTCGATTTGCCAGGTTCCGGTTAACCGTGGAGGAACGCCGGTCGTGAGACAAAACCGATGATCCTGGATGTGCATTCGGGCTGGACCGGTGGAGAGTTTGGCTTTCGGTGGTGCGGACGAAACCAGCACCAGATATTGAAGATCGTCGCCCAGGTTGTTGGATATTTTGACCTGCAAaggcgaaacgaaagaagatcGATTGGAGTGTTGGCCGTGACATTAGGCAACACAGGGATTATTGGCGCCCCCTTTACCGACCTGCCATTGTATCAGTCTTTCGCGGGTATCGAAGGCCAGGACGACGATCACATCCTGGCAGATGATTGCTATCGTGTTGGATTCCTTGTCCAGCGTGAAGCCCGACTCCACGCCGAGAAAATGCTGCAGCGAGAGGGACGCCTTCGTTTGACCGTTCTTGTAGCGGTCCTTCGAGTCGCGGTACAGCTGCAGATGAAGGCAATCTGGAAAAGGCAGAAATGGAGACGTGAGATGTGGTGTTAGAGCTTCGATTTCCTTTCCCCAGTTGCTGGGGAGGCCGCACATCATCTCATAGGTGAAGCCCGCGCTTGCCCGTTCGGTCGAGTGTGAACGAAATgaacaaacgaaccaaacaGCAGCGCCGGAGAGCGCTCGAGGCCAACTTGGGGCATCCTTCGGTCCGTAACGAAGTCCGCTACGTTCAACATCCTAAACACGTTCGCTCTGCAGCTGAAGGCCCTTAAGGTACTGCACACTCCTAGTACATCCGCTACACTCCGAAACGTTCACCACCATAAGACGTTCGCTTCTTTGAGGATTCGCCTTCAGCCCCTCCAGGGAACATTGGCGTACTTCCCGCTCATTTCCTTCACCAAAAGGAACTCGGACGTggtgaaggagagaaaggCTCCACCTTAACGTTAACGAATCGGTACGCTACGCCAGTGCGGTGCGTGTGGGCGATGTTTGAACTTTCTGCTCTACACTGCCCGCAGGACAAGACGCCGTAGAGGAGacgggactgctgctgcgaagatGGAGTGCGGATGTGCGTGCGTATCCGCATACCGGAAGGATACGTGCTGTGATGGTTTTGCTTGTGTGTCATGTGACGTGACTCCACAGACAAGCCACAGCCATACACGCGCCGGGCAGACAACTTCAAGCATAATCGTCACTCCAGCCACTCCAaaccccagccagccagccagccagccagccaacacgTCATATTCACTCGGAGTCGGAGTGGAAATTGTCTCGCACCAAGCGATGCGTATCGAGTGATAAGGCGAGGTGAAAATGGCCCACCAATGAAGACCTCGACCATGCTTGGTCAAAATTCAATATGGCGCTAAAGAGTCAGCggaaatttcaaaatttgtttgaaaatcacACCTCAAAGCGCCGGCAAGCATAATATTCGATCAAGTGGCATAAGTTATGATAGACGTGGTAAAAGCGGCGTCTCTCTACACGGTTTTACCCATTCAGGACCTGTAGCGGTGGCGCGGTGGATGACTGTAATTATCATGCACGCTCGTTCGAGTGAGAGTGAAGCATGGAAACTCATGGTTTCGGCCTCGACCTTTAACCGGCCACCGCGGACCGAGTGGAAAAGGGCCACTCTGTGGACAGGGCTGCTGTGCATTGTTGCTGAGACCAGAAATATGGTCGTATGCTGCTTGTAGCAGCGTGTTTCATTACTCTTGTTAAGGCCCCCTCCCTCGTTATTGTATTGACCTCCGCGCGCATAGGTGAGCACATTCCTAAGCATACTTTGCATTTAGCATTCCAGAGGGTCCGATGCACCCGGTAAGGTTGTGGTTGTCGGTTAGTGGAGGACTCGGAGTGCAGTGCCCAATACTGCTGGTTCCCGGCGCTGCGTGCTGGTATGCGTGCCGGGGCTCGTGAGTGCGCATTGTGCATCGGGGGCTGCAACCACGGCAGTGTTCAATTCCACTCATACACTCTCACACCGCAAttataatcatcatcatcatcatcgtcgctgtTAGGACACTTGAAACTCGCTTCAGGAGCACTCCTCGTCCAATGGCATTCAATGGTAAGAGAGTTCCTTTGCAGGACTAGCAGGAGCCTGAGTTCGTCGTCGGTCTGGGCCACCGTTTCGGTGGCTAAAAGCATGTTTTATAGCACCTCCGGGGGTCGCTCGGTGTGTGAACGCACACAAAAAgcctccagcaacagcaccggtcCCGTTGGTCAAAACCACATCCTCCACTTACGCTGTAGCTGACGCAGACAGTGGTTGGTTGCGGGCGATGCTAGGCCATGCCATGTCGCAAAACCcaaatcctgctgctgctgctgctgctgcaggcgtTGTTGGAAGTTCAAACGCACCGCAGGGCACACCACGGTCTAGGTGTGTTTGGTGAAAATTCATCCGCATTCTTCACTTCCTTACGGTCTTACGAGAACGGTTCTCGGGATGCTCGCTCGGTGTTTACGCACCGTTATCAATTtgttatcattatcatcatttatcattcgaATCCTCCCCACGCGTGGCGTTGTACGCCTCTGCTTTTGAAGCatgtttttccttccagcCTCCATCCTCGGCTCGATTCAAGATTCGTAGAAAACGGGTTTTCCGGcgagcttctgctgctgtggagtgtatgctttgcttttgctctttcGATCCTGATTTCTGGAgtgaaaaaacgaaaacggaaaaatgcgaACCAAACTCCAATTGGAAGGAAGGTTCCAACAAAGGAAAAATCACACCAAGACCGTCTATAGAGTGTTGATGGTTCCTGTTCCTGGTTGTggtcttttttctctcgcttggCCAATGCTGTACTTCCACGCTTTCAAGTGTTTCGTAGCCCAAACACCCCGAAGAAACGAAGACGGATACCGGTTGTTGTCATTTTAAAgactaacaacaacagcagaagacCGTTCTGCGGATAAATCTTTTCGAAACCTCtggccacgacgaccacgacaggTAATCGACACGATGAAGCTCGCCTCCCTAGATCTTCTTGTAGCGAGGTAAAACGGACGTTCCGAATGGGACTTGGGGTTTGTAGTAGCAGGTGTTTTGCCCGAAGGATAATCAATTGTCCCGGGGGTGTTTGGTCGCTCGATCTGTGGTTTTGGGTGCCAGTtggttggaaaacaaacagaggGATCTTTCTGAAGTTCGATTGCTTATCTTCGGTAGCAATAGCAAGGAAAAGGCGAGTTGGAATTTGCAAATAATGACAGCTGGTATTTGGATCGAAGGAATATTTTGTATAGAGCTAGAGAACTCCTTTTTGTTCAGCTTGTATTAGACAAACCAAATACAATGATTCCAATTGGTTTTGTGGATGAATTACTGAGAGATGCAGCACGATTTGCTATTCACTtttgattttaaaatataaatttcaGATTACTTTTCCTAGCTCGATTGGCGGCATCAAAGGAGCACTATCTGCACTTTCAAATTCAATCTCACCATTTTGATGCACCTGCTACCGTACCAAACTTTGCGCTCATTTACATTTGTTGcagttttttcttcaaactttTGCTTTACCGTTGAATAACATTCTAATTGAAAGCCACTCACGCCGCTGACACCCACAAaccgccgttgttgctgtcgagagagagagtggaccAAACATACCTCCGCCGGTAACGCCAGACCACCGGAAAATGctaatttcaaacaaattcacCTTTTTTCCGCTGAGtcgatcgccgccgccatgcGCCACGTCACGTCAGCGAAACTTTTTCTACAAATGGTTTGATGACAATTATACGCGTTTACAGAGACGGACGCATTTTCGATTCCGACGCCACACGACGGCGAAGCGCCACGGAGGACAAAGAATGGCCAGGCGCATTACCGCTCCACCTGCTGCAGACGAGTGACaccataaattcaattaaattgattACGAAACTTTTAGCAACTATTAGCCGGGTGCAGGATTTCCCTTTTGTGGTATCCGCCAGTCTCCGTTGGTTAAAGTTTCGCctccgccgacgacgacgacgacgaaaatccGCTCGATGAAGCGTGAACGCCCTCTGCGTGTGGAGGACGAATTTCGAGGAAATTACAAACaataaatgctgatgatgaagtcACTCACGCGTCGCACCGGTCCGGCCATTGCAAAACGGGAAGGCTAAACCACCAATCAGGGAAAATACGGTCTCTCGCCGGATTACGGCCATGAATTATTTATCGGTTtatcctttttccgttttggctctttttttttttgttctgtttacTCCTGACAAGAGTCAGTTTCAGCAGGTCCGGTCAAAAAACGTCCAAAAACACAGCCCGGAGGACCTCATTTTTATCCAAATTGTTTAATGCGTTCAGCAAACATATGCCCTTTCCTCGGAAGGGATCGGGAAGCGTCCATTTATGTtctttaaattcattttctcAATTCGCCGCTCGGTCTCGCACGAGGGCCGATTCCGGGGATCCGTTTAAAGAGGTaacaggagcagtagcagcataacaCGCGTCGCATCAATGattatgttgtgttgtgtcctgTCGAGggcgatttttgtttctttttttttgtgaaaacggGGACCCCTCATTATGGGGCCGCGACAGCAATTTATAGACGAACCAAAGTTGCACGTTTGTCATTGCAGAGGAGCGCATTTTATTTCACTGTCATCGGGGTGATTTATGTTGTTGCACATTACCATTTTCCAAATCGAACATTAAAGTAGATATGCTCCCGTAATGACCTTAAGCCGAAACGGGATAAACGCAATAAAATGTTGcatgttttcatcattttagGCTACCACTAAAAATCATTGTTAAGTGATGCTGCGACAcagaaaaagcggaaaaaacaCTTGCAGTTCTTTGGAAAATCTCAAACAACTCCGGCAACGACCGGTACAACGCTAACGAACGCACCACCGCAAGatatattttcattaaatttaatggATTCGAGCGATAAGGTAACGTGATTCGGTCGGATCGATAAGACGGCCGGGCAGCACCCGGACGACAGCTGCCGGatctcccaaaaaccccccatATCCCACCCCTGGGTCGGATGCAACGGGaagcattttccgtttttcgtttcacttcctCCACATCCGTCAGCGACATAACTGCGACATTGGGAAATGGTGGGATTCAAACAGTAAAAAGGGTTAGTGTCGGggcaaaacggcgaggaaagGGAGCTTACTTCCTCTCGCCCGCCCGGTGGTGTGATGTGTTTTTAGATTAAACACGTTTGTGGCGTGGTGTCCCTTGGAGtcgttcctttcctttgcttGATCTTGTCACCGACGTCGCACCGAAAGCGTCGTCTTGTGCTCACGGTAGCAAACCACGGGCCACGACTGCCAGAATGGCTTTTGGGAATCGAGGGTCGTTGCGAAAATGCTGCCCTCATCACGGTACTAGGAGACCGAagcccgggaccggggccaCGGGTGCACAGGATGCAGCGTCGTATCTTGCGCCGTCGTAGAGTTCGTAAATCCATTCCACCGTAAACCGGAGAGGATGCAGCCCCGGGTTAGCAGGATAACACACCTGCACACGTACGctaccgggcaccgggcacatACATACAATGCCCGGTCGGTGTACCGTGGGATCTGATCCAAAAACCCGGTTTGCCAAGGCTTCTCGACTCCAAGGACCATCCTCAGAGGGAAGGA
This sequence is a window from Anopheles darlingi chromosome 3, idAnoDarlMG_H_01, whole genome shotgun sequence. Protein-coding genes within it:
- the LOC125953675 gene encoding uncharacterized protein LOC125953675 → MVDISSIIEGSVKFRDGKKWKSRWCVMRKLSPVADCLHLQLYRDSKDRYKNGQTKASLSLQHFLGVESGFTLDKESNTIAIICQDVIVVLAFDTRERLIQWQVKISNNLGDDLQYLVLVSSAPPKAKLSTGPARMHIQDHRFCLTTGVPPRLTGTWQIEHLRRYGVVDNRFCFEGGSSCGKGEGLYVFVTDLGDEITHTFKLASQGKLASKKRAAARKIAALDSPRKGAESRSTNYNDEICTVHIENSNCTCRNSYWPSTESRDLDSNYGCGDTVSVSEVHDCINDLDSFPRTVANLERCMSCISKLGAPSMSRSSTVTGTPGAVAPLPAWHMLTEHNNHINQSHKLPPPALDRMSLCSHGSSNNSEYSIPRQTCGPGTEASWYEKPPVSQSSACGHNRPTSPCGCGGAAPPPGRPPKPREIALHITAPIHNAINMSSCKSPQPSSHVGPYENYDIPKTPIAVDGSSGLTPGENYDTPKKIQEYLSKETTTGSKDTMVDGYGNYDMPMSLTKAVCNCLTGDGAGGGGSSKVQSCVHEQRLQDAGPRVDCTCNRVMSWADNWISLPLCKRGNGIEHTGVPVINKVKLSGEGKMPVMDASRGTAADGAIYATVDVTKKIRRKFEQGSCACDEPLVTQPQAGVGKQLPSSYDNYEDVEITATTGEEPTTKTANYANLEFERSLENYENSKEVLQRAGLAGLQQCEDEESGNLCHKCGHPQSVKTPDSQDGGRGSEEQQTTCGSAGAGGGESTQENYMMMEPGNRKSQFPGYIPMAPAPTAVSTAGGATSNEPPTPTDGRQSPTAPPLPTKSDILKQRMNRIIGEKSASNPSLSGPAVDRSRKRIDDESRVPGSAMLRATLASPYARKQLMDSSDLLPCGDSRLSPRKRSASAESSRFLDEGEEVESPLSGTASPSTETLLRKTPTPGGTGTLRRSSSPCVHQEMESGCPADGCCSGADKSTTAPETEDEMSGSTNPPSQASQSVYIRRSESVPCKAQNRDSSSSNDSGVSTGSLRQRGTDFTDFELPLTTAMSARRHQRHVLPQQNCVHASLPRRSKSFDPLRELSFQFQKIRVPEKSTSAEAEVPVCPPKAKGAPSYGSPDVMAAPGAPYIDSRSTSSGTSDMSDYIETLSLSSHSSSDTPEGMRHIRQATSTLRPRSGKEYQNIDRSILSLTQASTDAVKVPGTPSQLRGLLSCSANYANITPVPENAESPSPGYQSGTSPQEAQGQHFMFKNSS